The Myotis daubentonii chromosome 1, mMyoDau2.1, whole genome shotgun sequence genome includes the window TCTACTCACTTGCCAAgatagaaaaaacattttaaatcctcTAAACTTTattcatatgtttaaaaattatttcaaacattattacttcttaatttctaaaagtaaTACCCCAGGAGGGATTAGGGCTATGCCCAGATCCCATTCTGAAAGCACCTAGAGCTGACTGTTGATGGTGCGAGAGTGACTAAAGGAAGCAGCTAGACTtcatgtatttaaagggccgtgTGTATTTCCTCACATCTATATTTCAAGTTTACTTGAAACTGAATTGATTTTACCTTGAAAGtcaatttttaatagaaattggaGGTCATGAACATAGCCCACAGCAGTCTTTCTTACCTTCCCCCACTATTCTTTCAAGTATGTCTTATTGCTTGGCTTACTGTATGGTCTGGCCCGATCCAGTTTGGacatttttctcccattcttctGCAAATTCATGTTATGCCCCCCTTAAACAGGTCGGTATGTTAggtatgtttgttttttctggaTTTTTGTGAGATGTGCTCTCATTGCCAAAAGTCTGTTATTCAGGTTTCATGGTCTAGAAAACAAAACCCTGTCCTTCAACACCATCTGTACAGGCAGTTTCACTTCCCATAGTCCCCTCTTATAAACCATCATTTCAATGGGAACATGAATATAAAGGAATACACATCGTTTATGTTTAACagtgcattttcattttcttctgctgTCTCATTTATTTGTCAAGTAGCAAAAATAGGAGGCAGCATATCTAAAAAACCTCAGCAGGCTCTCTGACATATACACTatagaaaaaaaagtcataaattCTATCACTTAGGTCAGGCCTGTCTTTTGTATCTTCTATTGCGCTCAGCAGTGAAAGGAAGGTGTTCTCAAGTCACCACATACAGCCCTCTTCCTCATGGGACCAGCAGCAGGTTTTGTTCATTTACTAGGGTCTTGAACATCATCTCATGTAGTGAAGAAACAGTATGTACAACTGCTGCTTCTACAGAACATCCAAAACTACTTCCTATGGAACAAAAGGCCTCCAAACAGCTATATTGGTCCTGCACTTATCAACATCTTTgctatttcatcattttttcttCTTAGCTTTTTACTTAATCACTGCCATTCAATCTAGGAAATCTTCATCCTGAAAGTATATGGAGCAGAGAGATAAGGTCCTCAAGCCCTACTCCCCTCAGCCGGGGCTGGGAGAGCAATAGCACTAATACTGCCCATAAGGTGAGCACCTCAGGTCAGGACAAGCAACTTCACTCATACCCTTTAGACCGCTGGTACATGCCAATCCAAGCAAGCCCTCAGTCACTACCCTATCCATCCTCTAAGGCCCACAGCAAATGCCTCTGGGGACACGAACCCTTTTGGGAAGAAAGTCCCCAAAGGAAGTGATATTTACCATCCTCTGGATTCCTGTGCTGCTTCTTTTAAggcatacagggtgtcccaagaaaatgtatacacactttaacagctgacagctcagttttgaaaatgaaatgtatttaataaacactgcctttgtaattatttgaagtgtgtatatacattttttggaataccctatatattttgacatataaggttttattgtttttgtcattCTCAATCTTCAAGATATAAGAATAATAAATGTTATCATTCATTAAACactattcattcactcaacaaattaTCACTGAGCACTGCAATGCCAGGCACTTTAAGCACATGCCTTCATTTCATTCCTGTGACAATTTCCTGTTGGAGGCACTGCCATCACAATCTTGCAGTTGAGCTCAGTGAAGTTAAAAGCCTTGTGCGGGATTACCCAGCTAGTGAGGGGGAGGGCCAGGCTGCAACCCTTGAACAAATCAATTGCAAATCCTGTACTCTTCCCACTGGCCCACCAAATGTGAGGTCAGGCAAGGCAAGtgcttgtattttttatttcctaaagcACTTGGCACAGAAATGTGCACATGGTAGGTACCCAATAAACATCCTACTGAAGTGAAATGCAAACTCTCCATATCTGTAAGTCACACAGTGAATAGGGTTGTTCTTTCctttataacacacacacacacacacacacacacacacacacccttctcaGGTGCTTTTGGGGACTTCTACTTTAAGGATGTTCATATTGTCCTCTTAAATCTGATTTTACCTCAATTACAACagtattgtgtgtgtatgtggtggggtggtggtggggtttaGGTGCAGCTATGCCAAATGATCACATCATCTCTGTGATCCTGGGTCCTTTATACCTTTTAGGGGCATCCCAATCTTAAGGCAAGGTATGAAGCTTGTTTTTGAATAGCATTAAAATAGTCATGCTTGTGTTTTATCTGTCTAAAATCCATAGATAATACAGTAATGAAGACTACCTTTtggccgaactggtttggctcagtggatacagccttagcctgcggactcaagggtcccaggttcaattccggtcaagggcatgtaccttggttgtgggcacatccccactggggggcatgcaggaggcagctgatcgatctctctcatcgctgtttctaactctctatccctctcccttctctgtaaaaaaaaatcaataaaatatattaaaaagaaaaagaaaaaaagaatacctttTGGTAAGAGATGTCAGAATATTGATACAGTTAGCCCTTTGTATCTGTGGGTTTCGGATCTGCAGTTTCAACTAATCGCTCACTGAAAATGTTGGAAAAAATGATCTCAGAAAGTTCCCAAAAGCAAAACTTGAATTtgccatatgccaggcactacACTGAATCCACACAAATGAATTGATGTATAGGTATATCCTGCTGTAGCCTATCTGAAAATATAGATAATATGCAAATACtattccatcctatataataaaagcccagcaaccaaatggtgaaacaaccagaacaaccagttaaccagtcactatgacacgtactgaccaccagggggcagatgctcaacacaggagcttccccctggtggtcagtgtgctcccacagtgggagcactgctgggctgactgggatgagcagcactcccacagtgggccgatccccacaggccatgcccctcgccagtgcatgaatctcacacaccgggcctctagttttatataagggacttgagggATCCTGAAACCAATCCCCTGGGACACTGAGGGATGACTGTATATGAAAATCACAGTCATCAAATATTAATTTGATCAGTGTTTATAACTTCATTCCTCACCAGCCCTACTAATATCTGTCAAATTAATATGCATTAAATTAAAGGGTCTAGCATATGTTAGCTCTGTAATGCCTCCAATTTCTTTTCCTATCTACTTTTAAAGGAAGTATTAAGCAAagatcaaaggaaaaagaaaatatagagagCTGAAAAATACACATGTGAATTAGTCTCTAAACAATGGAGAgttaatactaaaaaaaaaaaataaaaaaaaattgaataaatacTTTGTTGTAACCCCAAATCTGagcattaaaatacatttatgaccctgatcggtttggctcagtggatagagtgtcggcctggggactgaagggtcccgggttcgattccagtcaagggcatgtaccttggttgcgggcacatccccagtagggggtgtgcaggaggcaactaatcgatgtttctctctcatcaatgtttctgactctctatccttctcccttcctctctgtaaaaaatcaataaaatatatttaaaacacatgtATGAATACTATAGATCATATTCTTAAAAACTCTTGTCTCTTAGTATCTGGTAGaaagaatgaattttttaaaaccccaTTATAAACTGGTGCCGGGTCTAGATTTTAATCTAGTCTATGAAAAGCAAAGTCAAGAGAACCTAGAAAGGACTACCAAAGTCAGGACTTGTTCTCTAATGGTTTTTTGTCACATGTAATCCCCATAATAAACAGAATTTAACCCCTTTACAATTCGTGgtcaaaattaaaatgaaactggCATTTAGCAGAGTTTAGTTGTTCAATAAAAGCTAGAAATTTCTTAATATCTCCATGCTGAGAAACCACCCCTTTCCTCATTCTGCCTAAAAATCACTTTTTGGGCCTTAGTCTACtcttcaataaaatgaaagagcTGGATAAGAATTTCCTTTCAGTTATCCTCtagttctttgttttattttaaaactttcaccATTGAACAAACTCATTTTGAGCTCAGATTTATAGAGGAATAAAACTTACCACAGAAACTTGTTTTACTTGTTTATATTCAATTTCATCCCGATATCCTGCTTGTTGAAATCTGTACAGATTTTCAATCTCTTCTGACCATTTTTTGGCACGAATTATTGACTTGGGTTTCATGTCAGAACTAGCCATGGCTACAGAGATCTTATTGCCAATTAATTCTGAAAGatgttaaaacaaaattaatagatTACATAATAGTGACAATTTGAAAGTCCCTTTAAGAATGAACaaaattagcatttaaaaattattaagagtCCAGAATcccacagataacagtatggtgattgccagaatTGGAAGAGGAGTGGGGGAAGGTAGGGAGATAAAAGGtaatggaagaagacttgactttgggtggtgaattcatgatgcaatatacagataatgtatt containing:
- the MEIG1 gene encoding meiosis expressed gene 1 protein homolog, giving the protein MASSDMKPKSIIRAKKWSEEIENLYRFQQAGYRDEIEYKQVKQVSVVDRWPETGYVKKLQRRDNTFYYYNKQRECEDKEVHKVKIYAY